In Deltaproteobacteria bacterium, the following proteins share a genomic window:
- a CDS encoding cupin domain-containing protein, with protein MSRSKRHAAHHNRSPRGKSAPKLTLLGGLTAAEFLADYWQKRPLLIRGAIPNFQTLLTPDQLAGLATEDGVEARLVMEKGGARPWQVERGPFPRERLESLPRAHWSLLVSNLEHWLEDAGRLLDEFNFVPLWRADDLMVSLAPPGGSVGAHVDSYDVFLLQGFGRRTWQIASGGDRALRPGIDLRILKKFVPDESWDLEPGDMLYLPPGVAHHGVAVTASMTYSIGFRAPSQRDMLAHFFGLPEALTALVATDAMYQDPGLPLQANPGAINPDAVDAVTAMLRAPLEHKDVVGRWFGRHVTRLPSGMEVAPSGRRLPSVATVQRALTTGRQLWRSDHARYAHYTATDGSLYLYIDGEEYPLDPKLSPLVEALTARRSHHGRALKALMPRSGRAAEAALTLMRQMLRDGYLYFAK; from the coding sequence TTTGGCTGACTATTGGCAAAAGCGTCCGCTACTCATCCGGGGTGCAATCCCTAACTTCCAGACATTACTGACACCAGATCAACTCGCAGGACTGGCCACAGAGGATGGGGTCGAAGCACGGCTCGTCATGGAAAAAGGTGGTGCGCGTCCTTGGCAGGTAGAGCGCGGGCCGTTTCCACGTGAGCGGCTTGAATCTTTGCCACGAGCCCATTGGAGCCTGCTCGTCTCTAACCTGGAGCATTGGCTTGAGGATGCCGGTAGGCTCCTTGATGAATTCAACTTTGTCCCCCTCTGGCGTGCAGATGATCTCATGGTGAGTTTGGCGCCGCCGGGCGGCAGTGTGGGTGCCCATGTTGATTCTTACGATGTATTCCTCCTTCAAGGATTCGGCCGGCGCACATGGCAGATCGCCAGTGGTGGCGACCGGGCGCTGCGGCCCGGGATCGACCTGCGGATTCTCAAGAAGTTTGTTCCTGACGAGAGCTGGGACCTAGAGCCAGGCGATATGCTTTACCTGCCACCTGGGGTGGCCCATCACGGCGTGGCCGTGACGGCCTCTATGACTTATTCGATTGGGTTTCGCGCACCGTCACAGCGCGATATGCTCGCACATTTCTTCGGCTTACCTGAGGCGCTCACCGCGCTCGTCGCAACAGACGCGATGTACCAAGACCCTGGGCTCCCGCTGCAAGCAAATCCCGGAGCTATAAATCCGGATGCTGTGGATGCCGTCACCGCGATGCTGCGGGCCCCACTGGAACATAAGGATGTCGTCGGTCGGTGGTTTGGCCGCCATGTGACGCGGCTGCCCTCGGGGATGGAGGTTGCACCTTCAGGCCGCCGCCTACCGAGTGTCGCTACCGTGCAGCGTGCACTCACAACCGGGCGTCAACTCTGGCGCAGTGATCACGCGCGCTACGCGCATTACACCGCCACCGATGGCAGCCTGTACCTTTATATCGACGGTGAGGAATATCCCCTGGACCCGAAACTGAGCCCTTTGGTTGAGGCCCTGACGGCGCGGCGCAGTCATCATGGTCGCGCGCTCAAGGCTCTGATGCCCCGCAGTGGGCGGGCCGCGGAGGCGGCACTGACCTTGATGCGGCAAATGTTGCGCGATGGCTATCTCTACTTCGCCAAGTAA
- the pdxA gene encoding 4-hydroxythreonine-4-phosphate dehydrogenase (catalyzes oxidation of 4-(phosphohydroxy)-L-threonine into 2-amino-3-oxo-4-(phosphohydroxy)butyric acid which decarboxylates to form 1-amino-3-(phosphohydroxy)propan-2-one (3-amino-2-oxopropyl phosphate)), with the protein MLVVTLGDPYGVTIELLADALRAGGLAGPWPVVLVGSNWHWQDQLRRLGHSLGTEIEITVLRGAQAASELLRVRGSGLYFVDVGSQAGEAPAETLTPVIRGELAVGALHWLRELEAARRATSVTTPLAVVTGPIDKYAAGAAAFGYPGQTEFFAALWQSQAIMILAGPKLRVGLVTNHLALRDVAKTLSSDLICAKAILLARSIRSTYGIERPRLAITGLNPHASDGGLFGDEEHQIIAPAVQRAQTQLGLEATLTGPLPADTAFYRGYRGDFDAVLAMYHDQGLGPLKTVHFDDAVNVSGGLKHFRASPDHGPAADIFLRRQASPASMTAAIKLAADYLHKFGENTR; encoded by the coding sequence ATGTTAGTGGTGACCCTCGGTGACCCCTATGGCGTCACGATTGAGCTATTGGCTGACGCGCTGCGTGCGGGAGGCCTCGCGGGTCCGTGGCCTGTGGTGCTCGTCGGTAGCAACTGGCATTGGCAGGATCAGCTGCGGCGTCTAGGACACTCCCTTGGGACTGAGATCGAGATCACGGTGCTTCGTGGTGCTCAAGCTGCTAGCGAGTTGCTTAGGGTGCGCGGCAGTGGTCTTTATTTTGTCGACGTCGGGTCCCAGGCGGGAGAGGCACCGGCGGAGACTTTAACGCCCGTGATTCGTGGTGAGCTCGCCGTCGGAGCCCTGCATTGGTTGCGGGAGCTTGAGGCTGCACGTCGTGCGACCAGCGTTACGACGCCTCTGGCCGTAGTAACAGGACCGATCGACAAATATGCGGCGGGGGCAGCCGCCTTTGGCTATCCAGGTCAGACGGAATTTTTTGCCGCTTTGTGGCAGAGCCAAGCCATCATGATATTGGCTGGCCCTAAACTGCGCGTTGGTCTGGTGACTAATCATCTGGCGCTGCGTGACGTAGCAAAGACGCTAAGTAGCGATTTGATTTGTGCCAAAGCTATCTTGCTGGCGCGAAGTATCCGCAGCACTTACGGGATTGAGCGGCCGCGCCTTGCCATCACGGGTCTCAACCCCCATGCTAGTGACGGTGGACTATTTGGTGACGAGGAGCATCAAATCATCGCACCGGCCGTGCAGAGAGCCCAAACGCAACTGGGACTAGAGGCTACTCTGACCGGCCCGTTACCAGCGGATACGGCCTTTTACCGCGGTTACCGCGGTGATTTTGATGCCGTGCTCGCCATGTATCATGACCAAGGGCTGGGGCCCCTAAAGACCGTTCATTTTGATGACGCTGTGAATGTATCGGGAGGGCTTAAGCATTTTCGTGCCTCCCCAGATCATGGACCAGCAGCAGATATTTTCCTGCGCCGTCAGGCTTCCCCCGCTAGCATGACGGCTGCCATCAAGCTTGCTGCTGATTATTTGCATAAATTTGGGGAGAACACACGATGA